One part of the Methylobacterium terrae genome encodes these proteins:
- a CDS encoding response regulator has translation MGAAGAGCQTGGTQLTPTLSLDALGAGLAAAYDGLMLETVPERLGALLRELEHRQAAQPASADEVPRPDDAGGAPGGAASTRLALLVGDVPGADEAASLLARAGLETLRCPDPDAGLDALRLRGDAVALVLIGLPTGRTGGLDGAGLARAVATLWPTIHLVVAQPPRADGPVPDARLPPQAVPLDRAPDLLALAEHAARNPRPPVD, from the coding sequence GGGCGCGGCGGGCGCCGGATGCCAGACGGGCGGTACGCAACTCACTCCGACTCTCTCCCTCGACGCCCTCGGGGCGGGTCTCGCGGCGGCCTATGACGGCCTGATGCTCGAGACCGTGCCGGAGCGGCTGGGCGCCCTCCTGCGCGAGCTGGAGCACCGCCAGGCCGCGCAGCCCGCGAGCGCGGACGAGGTGCCGCGGCCCGACGACGCGGGCGGCGCGCCGGGGGGAGCGGCGTCCACCCGGCTCGCCCTGCTCGTCGGCGACGTGCCGGGGGCCGATGAGGCCGCTTCCCTGCTGGCGCGCGCCGGCCTCGAGACGCTGCGCTGTCCCGACCCGGATGCCGGCCTCGACGCCCTGCGCCTGCGCGGCGACGCCGTCGCCCTGGTCCTGATCGGCCTGCCGACCGGGCGGACCGGTGGGCTCGACGGTGCGGGGCTCGCCCGCGCGGTCGCGACGCTCTGGCCCACGATCCACCTCGTCGTCGCCCAGCCGCCGCGCGCCGACGGCCCGGTGCCCGACGCGCGCCTGCCGCCCCAGGCAGTGCCGCTGGACCGGGCGCCCGACCTGCTCGCCCTCGCCGAGCACGCGGCTCGCAACCCGCGCCCGCCCGTGGATTGA
- a CDS encoding transglutaminase family protein, whose protein sequence is MPILSVDHVTTYRYRQPVGFGEHRLLFRPRDSYDQRLIAASLAITPEPQALHWIHDVFGNCVAVARFRGRAAELRFACRITLEHTPEPPLAFALAPRAARYPFAYDADEVPDLARCIERQHPGRTVEAWARGFLDPDGTADTRALLAAMTDAVRRDFAYEARIEKGVQDPAETLRLGRGTCRDFALLMIEAVRALGLAARFVSGYIYVPERDGATTGDVRDGATTGDVRDGATNGDARDGATIVDARDGATGHLGGGSTHAWVQVYLPGAGWVEFDPTNGIVGNRDLIRVAVARHPGQAVPLHGSWIGRPEDFLDMAVTVRVTEIPAGEVRAGTRAADRLAAD, encoded by the coding sequence GTGCCGATCCTCTCCGTCGACCACGTCACCACCTACCGCTACCGGCAACCGGTCGGCTTCGGCGAGCACCGGCTCCTGTTCCGGCCCCGGGACAGCTACGACCAGCGCCTGATCGCGGCCTCCCTGGCGATCACGCCCGAGCCGCAGGCGCTCCACTGGATCCACGACGTGTTCGGGAACTGCGTCGCGGTGGCCCGCTTCCGCGGCCGCGCGGCGGAGCTTCGCTTCGCCTGCCGCATCACCCTCGAGCACACGCCCGAGCCGCCCCTCGCCTTCGCGCTCGCGCCGCGGGCGGCGCGCTACCCCTTCGCCTACGACGCCGACGAGGTGCCCGACCTCGCCCGCTGCATCGAGCGCCAGCACCCGGGCCGGACGGTCGAGGCCTGGGCCCGCGGCTTCCTCGATCCCGACGGCACCGCCGACACCCGCGCCCTCCTCGCCGCGATGACGGACGCCGTGCGCCGGGACTTCGCCTACGAGGCCCGGATCGAGAAGGGCGTGCAGGATCCGGCCGAGACCCTGCGTCTCGGCCGCGGCACCTGCCGCGACTTCGCGCTCCTGATGATCGAGGCGGTGCGCGCCCTCGGCCTGGCCGCCCGGTTCGTCTCCGGGTACATCTACGTCCCGGAGCGCGACGGTGCGACCACCGGTGACGTGCGCGACGGTGCGACCACCGGTGACGTGCGCGACGGCGCGACCAACGGTGACGCGCGCGACGGCGCGACCATCGTCGATGCGCGCGACGGCGCGACCGGGCATCTCGGCGGCGGCTCGACCCATGCCTGGGTCCAGGTCTACCTGCCGGGGGCGGGCTGGGTCGAGTTCGACCCGACCAACGGCATCGTCGGCAACCGCGACCTGATCCGCGTCGCGGTCGCCCGTCATCCGGGCCAGGCGGTGCCGCTCCACGGCAGCTGGATCGGTCGGCCGGAGGATTTCCTCGACATGGCGGTCACGGTCCGGGTGACCGAGATCCCCGCCGGCGAGGTCCGGGCCGGCACCCGCGCGGCGGACCGGCTGGCGGCGGATTAG